Genomic segment of Clostridium sp. Marseille-P299:
TGAAGCGCGTAAACTTGCAAAAGAATCTGACGCAATGATTGTTATCGGTGGAAAGCAGAGTTCTAATACTAGAAAGCTTTACGAAATTTCAAAAAAAGAATGTGAAAATACTTACTATATACAGACACTTAGTGACCTGGATTTAAAACTTTTTAAATCTTTTCGTAGCGTAGGTATTACCGCAGGGGCGTCAACCCCAAATAATATTATCAAGGAGGTTCATACCACAATGTCAGAAATGAGTTTTGAACAATTATTATCAGAGGAAAATTTAGTAACAATACACAACGGAGAGGTAGTCGAAGGCAAAGTCATTAGTGTTAAAGAAGACGAAATCGTGTTAAATATAGGTTACAAGTCAGACGGTATCATTACAAGAAATGAATATACCAACACACCTAATGTAGATCTTAGAACCGTTGTGCAAGAAGGCGACACTATGACAGCTAAAGTTTTAAAAGTAAACGATGGCGATGGACAAGTGTTATTAACTTATAAGAGACTTGCAGCAGAAAAAGGAAGCAAGAGATTAGAAGAAGCATTCAACAATAAAGAAGTATTAAAAGCTAAAGTTGCTAACGTATTAGACGGTGGCTTAAGTGTAATTATTGATGAAGCAAGAATCTTCATCCCAGCTAGCTTAGTATCTGATTCTTATGAAAAGAATTTAGAGAAGTATAAAGATCAAGAAATTGAATTTGTAATCAGCGAATTCAATCCTAAGAGAAGAAGAGTAATCGGTGATCGTAAGCAATTATTAGTTGCTAAGAAACAAGAATTACAAAAAGAATTATTTGCAAAAATCAAAGTTGGTGATGTTGTAGAAGGTACTGTAAAGAACGTAACAGACTTCGGTGCATTCATCGATTTAGGTGGAGCAGATGGTCTTCTTCATATTTCCGAAATGTCTTGGGGACGTGTTGAAAATCCTAAGAAAGTTTTCAAAGTTGGTGAAACTGTAAAAGCTTTTATTAAAGATATTCAAGGAGAAAAAATTGCACTTAGCCTTAAATTCCCAGAAGAAAATCCATGGGTAAACGCTGCTGAAAAATATGCAGTAGGTAATGTAGTAACTGGAAAAGTTGCTCGTATGACTGATTTCGGTGCATTTATTGAATTAGTTCCTGGTGTTGATGCATTATTACATGTTTCTCAAATCTCTAAGGAACACATCGAAAAACCAGCTGACGTATTAAAAGTTGGTCAAGAAATCACAGCTAAGATCGTTGATTTTAACAACGATGAAAGAAAAATCAGCTTAAGCGTAAAAGCTTTAGAAGCTCCAGCTGTTGAAGAAGAGGTTACATCTACTGAAGAGTAATTTTATGGGGTACTAATGAATGATTGATAGCTATGAATTATTTAAAGAGAAAGTATTGCAGCTGACGAAGATAGATTTAAACTATTATAAAGAACGTCAGATGAAAAGACGCATTGATTCTTTGATTACCAAATATAAGATTACATCGTATAAGGAATATGTTGAAGTTTTGAAAAGTAATAAAATTATGTTTGACGAATTTCTAAGCTATATTACTATTAATGTATCTGAGTTTTATCGTAATCCAGAGCAATGGGAAATACTTGAAAAAGAAATTCTACCTGCTATTATTTCAAGAAGTAGTAATTTGAAAATTTGGAGTGCAGCGTGTTCTACAGGTGATGAACCATATTCGTTGGTCATGCTGCTAACTAAATTTTTCCCGTTAAATAAAATAAAAGTTTTAGCAACCGATATTGATAAGCAAGTGCTTGAAAAGGCAAAGGCTGGTTTCTATCATGAAAAAAGCCTTTCTGGATTGCCAAAAGAGTTTAAATCAAAATATTTTACTCAAATTAATAGCACTACATATCAGATATCTGATAGTATTAAAGCTTGTGTTGAATTTAAAGAGCATAATTTACTAAAAGATCCATATCCTTCAGGTGTTGATTTAATCGTTTGTAGAAACGTATTAATATATTTTACCGAAGAAGCAAAGAACTTGATTTATAATAAGTTTAATCAAGCTTTAAAACAAGATGGTGTATTATTTGTTGGAAGTACCGAACAGATAATACAGCCATCAAATATGGGATACAAATCTAGTAAGTCTTTCTTTTATAAAAAAATATAAATCGGAATGAATAGATGTATCGATTATGGCGAATCTAAAGTAATTTATTTTTAGATTTGCCATTTTTTCATTTTTTGCTGTTAATTTTTAAGTTATTTTTGTAACTAAAAATTAGGGATAAACAAGCATAAATCAAGTGTTTCTTTTTCTATGTATTTCTTTAAAAATATGGTTGATTTTTTGAAAACAATCGGTTATATTGATACATAGGTAATGATAAGGAAAGGAAAGGTGGAAATGCAAAATACAGTTCGAGTTGCAGTTGATGCAATGGGCGGTGATAATGCTCCGCTTGAGATTGTTAAGGGTGCCGTTGAAGCTGTCAATGAAAGAGACGATATTAAAGTCTTTTTAGTTGGCGTAAAAGATGTTCTTATGAGTGAACTAAAAAAATACACTTACGACTCAAATCGTATTGAAGTAGTTCATGCCCCAGAGGTAATAACAAATGACGAAGCACCTGTTTTGGCAATTCGCCGTAAAAAAGATTCCTCAATCGTTGTTGCATTAAATTTAGTTAAGAATGGAGAAGCTGATGCTTTTGTTTCTGCAGGTAGCACAGGAGCCGTTTTAGTAGGCGCTCAACTTATTGCAGGAAGAATTAAAGGCGTAGAACGTCCTCCATTAGCTCCGTTGATACCTACGATGAATGGTGTTTCATTATTGGTGGATTGTGGCGCTAATGTTGATGCAAGACCTTCCCATCTAGTCCAATTTGCAAAAATGGGCTCTATCTATATGGAAAATATAGTAGGAATAAAAAATCCAAGAGTGGCAATTGTAAACATTGGAGTAGAAGAAGAAAAAGGTAACGCGCTTGTGAA
This window contains:
- a CDS encoding bifunctional 4-hydroxy-3-methylbut-2-enyl diphosphate reductase/30S ribosomal protein S1, encoding MDITLADTAGFCFGVKRAVETVYKEVNEGKQVYTFGPIIHNDEVVNDLNKLGVQVIHSIDELKNLSGGTIIIRSHGVSKEIYDIMNQTDENGKKKFEIVDATCPFVLKIHKIVEEQSALGRKIIIIGDEKHPEVVGIKGWSHNGSIIIENVNDIDKICLSKGEKVCIVAQTTFNYKNFEELVEIISKKGYDILVLNTICNATEERQTEARKLAKESDAMIVIGGKQSSNTRKLYEISKKECENTYYIQTLSDLDLKLFKSFRSVGITAGASTPNNIIKEVHTTMSEMSFEQLLSEENLVTIHNGEVVEGKVISVKEDEIVLNIGYKSDGIITRNEYTNTPNVDLRTVVQEGDTMTAKVLKVNDGDGQVLLTYKRLAAEKGSKRLEEAFNNKEVLKAKVANVLDGGLSVIIDEARIFIPASLVSDSYEKNLEKYKDQEIEFVISEFNPKRRRVIGDRKQLLVAKKQELQKELFAKIKVGDVVEGTVKNVTDFGAFIDLGGADGLLHISEMSWGRVENPKKVFKVGETVKAFIKDIQGEKIALSLKFPEENPWVNAAEKYAVGNVVTGKVARMTDFGAFIELVPGVDALLHVSQISKEHIEKPADVLKVGQEITAKIVDFNNDERKISLSVKALEAPAVEEEVTSTEE
- the plsX gene encoding phosphate acyltransferase PlsX codes for the protein MQNTVRVAVDAMGGDNAPLEIVKGAVEAVNERDDIKVFLVGVKDVLMSELKKYTYDSNRIEVVHAPEVITNDEAPVLAIRRKKDSSIVVALNLVKNGEADAFVSAGSTGAVLVGAQLIAGRIKGVERPPLAPLIPTMNGVSLLVDCGANVDARPSHLVQFAKMGSIYMENIVGIKNPRVAIVNIGVEEEKGNALVKETYPLLRNCKDINFIGSVEAREIPNGAADVIVCEAFVGNVILKLYEGLSMALVKKIKEGLTSTPISTIGAALAKPALKKTLKDFDLTKYGGAPLLGLNGLVIKTHGSSKSVEIKNSIIQSIAFKECDVTGKIKENISFEENEQR
- a CDS encoding CheR family methyltransferase is translated as MIDSYELFKEKVLQLTKIDLNYYKERQMKRRIDSLITKYKITSYKEYVEVLKSNKIMFDEFLSYITINVSEFYRNPEQWEILEKEILPAIISRSSNLKIWSAACSTGDEPYSLVMLLTKFFPLNKIKVLATDIDKQVLEKAKAGFYHEKSLSGLPKEFKSKYFTQINSTTYQISDSIKACVEFKEHNLLKDPYPSGVDLIVCRNVLIYFTEEAKNLIYNKFNQALKQDGVLFVGSTEQIIQPSNMGYKSSKSFFYKKI